From a region of the Lactuca sativa cultivar Salinas chromosome 4, Lsat_Salinas_v11, whole genome shotgun sequence genome:
- the LOC111880386 gene encoding transcription factor MYB106, protein MGRSPSFERGLKKGPWTSEEDRKLVAYVEEHGHGSWRSLPIKAGLQRCGKSCRLRWTNYLRPDIKRGKFSLQEEETIIQLHALLGNRWSAIATHLPKRTDNEIKNYWNTNLKKRLTKMGIDPITHKSRTATDTNLSHMTQWENARLEAEARFVRGSTNVVSHFYQQIHCTSPPFMTNNKLAMSSLSLPCLDVLKAWQGINITSCKLSDLSGLQTPKDQTMPPMVNLIENVEPSSLYKDMITTEDHGMNSWEISKTSLFNTLECPQDKGTDDQNLFEVNDMIYQDDYLTEALTNHLVKDFEDDKSYWSNILDKVGNNSSFSTVF, encoded by the exons ATGGGGAGGTCACCAAGTTTTGAGAGGGGGTTGAAGAAAGGGCCATGGACATCAGAAGAAGATCGAAAGCTTGTGGCTTATGTTGAAGAACATGGGCATGGAAGTTGGAGGTCGTTGCCCATTAAAGCTG GGTTACAGAGATGTGGTAAGAGTTGTAGGCTGAGGTGGACAAATTATCTAAGACCAGATATCAAAAGAGGAAAGTTCAGTTTGCAAGAAGAAGAAACCATCATCCAACTACATGCTCTTCTTGGCAATAG ATGGTCAGCTATTGCGACGCATTTACCCAAAAGAACAGACAACGAGATAAAAAATTACTGGAACACGAATCTTAAGAAACGATTAACCAAAATGGGTATTGATCCAATCACACACAAGTCGAGAACAGCCACTGATACCAACTTGAGTCATATGACACAATGGGAGAATGCTCGTCTTGAAGCAGAAGCTAGGTTTGTTCGTGGGTCGACTAACGTTGTTTCCCACTTTTACCAACAAATCCATTGCACTTCACCTCCTTTTATGACAAACAACAAACTGGCGATGTCATCTCTTTCACTACCATGCCTCGATGTGCTCAAAGCGTGGCAAGGTATTAATATTACTTCATGTAAGCTCTCAGATTTAAGTGGGCTACAGACTCCCAAAGACCAAACCATGCCACCAATGGTGAATCTCATTGAGAATGTGGAACCATCATCTCTTTATAAAGACATGATCACTACAGAAGATCATGGTATGAACAGCTGGGAAATCTCAAAAACTTCATTATTTAACACTCTTGAGTGCCCTCAAGACAAAGGAACTGATGATCAGAACTTGTTTGAAGTGAATGACATGATATATCAAGATGACTACTTGACGGAGGCACTTACGAATCACTTGGTCAAGGATTTCGAAGATGATAAAAGTTACTGGAGTAACATTCTTGACAAAGTAGGGAATAATTCATCATTTTCAACTGTTTTCTAA